The DNA window CCCGGTACGCGTCGCTCATCGCGACGCCGCGCCGCGCCATCATCCTGCTCGCGGTCTCGACCGCCCTCCCGGGATCGTGGAGAGTGAAGCGCCCCTGTCCCCCCCATGAAAACGAAGGGACGAATTTCGGCGGGATGCCCGGCCCGAAGAGATTGCAGGCGACGCCGACGACGGTCCCGGCATCGAACAGGGAACCGATGCCGCTCAGCGAGTGGTCTCCCATCGTGAGTCCGGCGAACTGCAGCCCCGTGTCGATTTCCTCCCCGCCCAGGCGCACCCTGACGTGTCCGTATGTGTTCTTGAGGTCGCTCGTGATCGTACCGGCGCCGAGATTCACCCAGCTCCCGAGGTAGGAGTGGCCCAGATATCCGTCATGCTGCTTGTTGGAGTAAGACTGGACGACTGAGGCCTCCACTTCTCCCCCCACCTTGCAGTGCGCTCCGATCGAAGTTCCGTGATAGATCCTCGCTCCGGCCCTGATGACCGAGTGCTCCCCGATCGATGCGGGCCCTTCAATCATGGCATGCGGAAGGACGGTGACGTTGCGGCCGAGAAGGACGGGTCCCCCGGTGGCATCGATGACCGCGCCCGCCTTCACGACGCTCTCCCGGCCGATTCTTATCTGCCTGCCGTTCAGCAGCGTGGCTCTCCGGTCGACACGCGTCTTTCCCGCCGCGCCGTCGCGTCGCCGGCGCAATCCGAAGAATCTCTCGATCTCTGCCGCAGTGTTGGAGACCAGGTCCCAGGGATACCGCACCATCGCGCAATCGATCTGCTCCGCGGGGAGTCCCGCGACGTCCTCCGGTCCGATGGGCTCGGGCCACCGGTGAAGAAACGTGCGGAGATTTCCCCCGTCGACGCGGAAGGCGGCAAGATCGCCGCCTCTGAAGTACGCGCATTGCCGGGGTTTCTTCGACCGGACCAGCTTCACGAGGCGCTCGTCCGCGATGACGCGGCCGTTGATGAACCAGGTGTCACGGTCCGCGAGCGTATTTACGGATTGAGAGGAATGCTCGCGGCGCCAGAATCCGGCGAGATCAGGACGGACGTGGAGGGACACGGCGTTCCCGGGAAACCAGGACTCGAGGTTTTCCCTGAGCGTGGAGGCGCCGCACCGGAGCTCGTAGAGAGGCCGCAGGTATGCGAGCGGGAGAAAATTCCGGTAATGAATATCTTCGAAGAGGCAGATGTGCATGCGACCCTATTGCAGCAAAAACGGAATTCCGATCGACCGGAATTCCGTTTCTGAAGGTAACGTGGTTTGATCCCGGGTCAAGCAGTCGCGGGTACTACAGGGGTCTTTTTCGCATATTTCTTATTGAACCGCTCGACGCGACCGGCCGAGTCGACAAGCTTCTGCTTTCCGGTATAAAAGGGATGGCATTTGGAACAGATTTCAATTTTCATGTTGCCGCTCGTGGAGCGGGTCTCAAAGACGCTCCCGCAAACGCAGGTGACGAGCGCCTTCTTATATCCTGGATGAATTCCTTTTTGCATTGTAATCTCCGATTCCGTCGAAATTTGACCATATAGTATAATAAAAATCCGGCAGAATCACAAATCGACCCGGGGGTGGTGTCTTACTTTCAGCGAATATGTCATCCTGAGGGAGCGTAGCGACCGAAGGATCTCGTCGATTCAACCAGCAAGATCCTTCGCTTCGCTCAGGATGACAAAGTGAACTCCCCCCAATCACTCGGGTGGCTTCTTTGCCCTCGCCCTCCTCAGGGAATCCAGCCGGAGACTATCCCGTCGGGCGGCCGAATCGGGAGCCGGTGCGGTCACCGCCGCGGCCGCTTCTTGCCGGAACTCCTCCCCTTTTTTCAGGTCGTAGGTCGTGGAAGGAACGGCTTGCTGCTTTCGCATCTGGGGGGCCAGCGGTCCCGCCTTCTTCGCCTGGGAGGGACTGACCTGCTGGAGTTGCACATTCGCCGCCGGTGCGCTCACCTCGTCTCTCGGCGCTTGTGAGGCGCTGGGAGATGCGTCTCCGAAGCCGACCCTGTTGCGCGAAGAGCTCTCAAGCCTGCGATCTGCGTCCCTCGCGACGCCCGGAAGATCGGTTTTCGTCATGAGCGGTGTCTTATCCTTCCCTGCAGGTATTTCCCGCGGGGCGGGCGCCTTTGATCCCGGTTCCGTGGAAGCAGCCGCCCCTGAATTACTCTCTTCCAGTCCCCCGGCAGATTCCCCCTGCCTGAGAACCGGCGGCGGCGCGGGCGTCGCGCGTCCGGTTGGAGCCTGGACGGATTCGACGGCACCCTCCGGAGTCATCCCCGAGCGCCAGAACATGTAATAGGAAACGAATCCGACGGCGACAAGGGCCATGAGGGAATATCCGAACGCGGGCACTCTCTCGGGGGTGAAAATCTTTTGCCACCATCGGGCATTCGCTTCCCGCCGCTCCGGCTCGTCGAGCCGCCGCTGCAGCCGCGCTTCAAAATCGGGCGCGGCTTTGACCGGGGGAAGATTCTTCAGAGCCCGCTTGATCCGGTCGGAGGGATCGTCCCTTTGTTCCATTCTGTCATTCGTCATCGAGAGCGCCCTTCAACAACTCCTGAAGGCGGAGCCGAGCCCTGTTCAGGCGCGACTTCACCGTACCCATCGAGGTGTGAGAGATCTCGCAGATCTCCTCATAGCTCATCTCCTGGACATACCGCAGGACCACCACCTCCCTGTACTTCGGCGGGAGGGAATCAAGAGCATCCTGGATGAGCCCCGACTGCAGGCTTCTCTCCGCCTGTCCGTCGGTGGGATTCCGGTGGTCCGCCGGTTCGAACTCCCTCTCCCCGCCGCCCCGGCGCCGGCCGCTGAGGGAAAACAAGCCGTGCCGTGTGCGCCGGCGGAGCTCCGACTTCGCGAGGTTCGCGGCGATCGTGTAGATCCAGGTCGAAAATTTGGCGATCGGCTTGTACGAGTGTTTCTTCCGGTAGACCCTGATCAGCGTCTCCTGGGCCACCTCATCCGCCCCGTCGTATTCCCCAAGAAACCGGAACGCAAAATTGACGAGCTGGTCCTTGTACCGGCCGACGAGGAGATCGTACGCCCGCTGGTCGCCGTTCTGAAACGCCCCGATCAATTCTTCGTCGGTCCGCACGCGGGCCGCGGTCTGCTCCCCGAGGGGCATTCAGCTACCCATGTAACTTCTTGAACGGGTCAAATGTTCCTCCGCGGCCGGATTCGGGGCCAATCGGCACGGTTTCGATACCCCGCCGGTCATCCGGGCCCCGCCAGCTTGAAGACGAGGAGCGTCATCGTCAGCCGCTCGTCCATCTGAGACGACTTCAACGACTCGTCGGCCTCCACCAGCGCGCGAAAACAGTTGCGGAGCGTCTCCGCCGGGTAGTTTTTCACGGCCGCAAGATATTCCCTGAGGGCGAAGGGGCTCATGCCCATTTGAGCCGGGAGCTGCGACTCGGGGATCCTTTTCCCGACGAACTCCTGGAGGAGCCAGATTTTTTGATAGTAGCGGGTCAGCATGACGATCATCCCCACCGGAGATTCGCCGCTTTTGAGCATCCGCTCCATGATCTCCATCGCCCGTTGCATGTTCCGGAGCCCCATCGCCCGTTGCAGCTCAAAAATATTGAACTGCCTCGACATCCCCACGACGCTGTTGACGTCCCCGGCGTCGATCGATTTCTTGTCGCCGACATAGATGACGAGTTTTTCGATCTCGTTCTGGACCTCGCGGAGCGACCTGCCGACATAGGACGGGATAAGCTGGCAGGCCTCCGCGCTCGGTTCCTTGCCGAGCTTCCTGATGCGTCCTTCGACCCACTCGGGCATCTCGTACTCGGCCAGCCGCTTGCACTCCAGCACGACTCCCTTCTCGCGGACGGCGCGGAAAAACTTCAGACGGAAGTCGGGCTTCGCGGAGATCAAGACGAGGCTCGCCGAGGCCGGGGGCTGCTCCGCCACCGGAAGCAACCGTTCCAGGTTGGCGACCTTGTCGATCTCGTGTACAACGACCACGCGCCGCTTCCCCATCATCGGATAGGACGCGACGATCGAGGAGATATCCATAGCATCCTGTTCGGCTCCCCGGACGGTGTCGAGGTCGAACTCCCGCGCGCCCGGCTCGAGAGCGGACTCGACGACGCGCTGGACCGCTTCGCCGATCAGGAAGTCCTCCTCGCCGTGGAACAGATACAGAGGAGCGATCTCCCCTTGCCGGAGAGACCGCTCCAGTTCACCCAACGTGCCGCCGCCGCCGGTCGCCCGGCGGGTCTGCAGGGCGGATCGCCCCGCCCGATCTTCGGGTACGGGATCGGTCACGCGGCTCTCCCTGGGGGGTTACTTTTTCGGCTTGGACTCTTTGGGAGCTTTCTCACTGCCCTCCTTGAGATAGACCTTCTTCATGACGACCGGGGTGAGCGGCTTGTCGCCCGGTTTGGACGTCTTCACCTTGCCGATCGCCTCGACGACGTCCATCCCGCCGACAACTTCGCCGAAAATCGTATGGTGGCCGTTGAGCCATGTCGTCGGAACGAGCGTGATGAAAAACTGGCTGCCGTTGGTGCCCGGCCCTCTGTTCGCCATCGCAAGGAGCCCGGGGCGGTCGAACTTCAGATCGGGGCTGATTTCATCTTCAAAATCCTTTCCATAGATGCTCTCTCCCCCGGCGCCCGTACCGGTCGGATCGCCCCCCTGGAGCATGAACTTTTCGATCACGCGGTGGAAGGTCAGGCCGTTGTAATATCCCTTCTTTGCGAGACCTTCAAAGTTCTCGACCGTTTTCGGAGCCTGCGCGCGGAACAACTTAAGCTCGATAGTCCCCATGTTCGTTTCGATGACCACAAGATCCTTTCCTTTCTGAACCGCCGTTTTCGGCTTTTCTTGTTTGGTGGAATCGACTGTTTTGACGGAATCCTTCGACTGGGCCGCGAGAGATCCGGCCAGGAAGAGGATCGCGATCGCCATGACCGCGATGGATCGTAGTTTGCTCATTGGTGCTCCATGATGAGTAGTTGTAGTGGTGAATTGGACGTACGTGAAAAACCTGCTCTTCTGTCATCCTGAGGGAGCGTAGCGACCGAAGGATCTCGTCTTTCCAACCAGCAAGATCCTTCGCTTCGGTCAGGATGACACATCCTTAAAGATAATAAATCAATCCGAATTTTACACCGAGGCTGAAAAAGTCCATCGTGGCCGGCTTGTCCAGAACAGGAATCATCATCCTCTTGTTCCCGGGGTCCCGGAATTCGCCCATCAGGTCGTCGCGCAGATCGACGGAAATGAGGCCGAAGAGGTGGTCGTCGAACTCCGTATTCCCCTCTGCTTCGAGCTTGATTCCGACCCCCCTGGAGGTATAGCTGTCGGAGACCAGGACCGAGGCGTCCTCGGTAAACTTCGCGAAATGGTACCCGGCTCCGCCGCCGATCTTGAACGCGTACCCCCGGCCTGCGACGAGATACTGGGCCATCACCACCGGCATGTGAATTCCATAGGAGAAGGAGTAGTCGGGCCCGTACGGCTGGGCGACCGAATAGGACTTTAACAGGTAGGAGTATTCCAGCTTCACGCCCCACGATTCGGAAACCCGGACCTCGCCCGCGCCGAAGAATTCGGAGGCGGTCGTGAAATCCTGCAGCTTCGAGGAGGGCTGATAAGTCAGGTTGATATAGTCGACGACGTCCGCCGCGTCGATCAGCGTGACGCCGAGTCCTCCCCCCAGTCCGATCGCCAGCCCCGGCGCGGCAAGGGAATCCTGCTGGGCGGGCAGGGTTGCGACGCCTGCGGCGAAGAGGAGCGGGAGAAGGCAGATCTTACGAAACACTGCCCGCCTCGACGGGAAGCCGGTCGCCGGCGCGCTTGGCGTTCGTCACATCGGCAAGGTGAAGCTTGTCGACCCAGAAATAGTAAATCCCGAGGATCGTCATCGCGATATACCCTATCGCATGCGTCACCGTCGCATAACTGAGCGCCAGCTCGGCGTCCACGTTATAGAGTTTCGTCAAGCACTGGACGGTAAAGTAGTGGTACGGGCCGGTCGATCCGGGCGTCGGGGCCATGTAGCCGATCGACGAGATGGCCTGAACCACCACCGCGGACCGGAGGTCGAGCCCGAATTTTTCGGTCAGCCCGAACGCGTAGAACGGAAGGTACATCATGAGGATGTAGAGGGCCCACACGGCCACGCTCAGGATCGCGATCGGAAAATAATGCCTCGGCTGCTTC is part of the Bacteroidota bacterium genome and encodes:
- the rpmE gene encoding 50S ribosomal protein L31 gives rise to the protein MQKGIHPGYKKALVTCVCGSVFETRSTSGNMKIEICSKCHPFYTGKQKLVDSAGRVERFNKKYAKKTPVVPATA
- the holA gene encoding DNA polymerase III subunit delta, with protein sequence MTDPVPEDRAGRSALQTRRATGGGGTLGELERSLRQGEIAPLYLFHGEEDFLIGEAVQRVVESALEPGAREFDLDTVRGAEQDAMDISSIVASYPMMGKRRVVVVHEIDKVANLERLLPVAEQPPASASLVLISAKPDFRLKFFRAVREKGVVLECKRLAEYEMPEWVEGRIRKLGKEPSAEACQLIPSYVGRSLREVQNEIEKLVIYVGDKKSIDAGDVNSVVGMSRQFNIFELQRAMGLRNMQRAMEIMERMLKSGESPVGMIVMLTRYYQKIWLLQEFVGKRIPESQLPAQMGMSPFALREYLAAVKNYPAETLRNCFRALVEADESLKSSQMDERLTMTLLVFKLAGPG
- a CDS encoding peptidylprolyl isomerase; amino-acid sequence: MSKLRSIAVMAIAILFLAGSLAAQSKDSVKTVDSTKQEKPKTAVQKGKDLVVIETNMGTIELKLFRAQAPKTVENFEGLAKKGYYNGLTFHRVIEKFMLQGGDPTGTGAGGESIYGKDFEDEISPDLKFDRPGLLAMANRGPGTNGSQFFITLVPTTWLNGHHTIFGEVVGGMDVVEAIGKVKTSKPGDKPLTPVVMKKVYLKEGSEKAPKESKPKK
- a CDS encoding putative sugar nucleotidyl transferase; the protein is MHICLFEDIHYRNFLPLAYLRPLYELRCGASTLRENLESWFPGNAVSLHVRPDLAGFWRREHSSQSVNTLADRDTWFINGRVIADERLVKLVRSKKPRQCAYFRGGDLAAFRVDGGNLRTFLHRWPEPIGPEDVAGLPAEQIDCAMVRYPWDLVSNTAAEIERFFGLRRRRDGAAGKTRVDRRATLLNGRQIRIGRESVVKAGAVIDATGGPVLLGRNVTVLPHAMIEGPASIGEHSVIRAGARIYHGTSIGAHCKVGGEVEASVVQSYSNKQHDGYLGHSYLGSWVNLGAGTITSDLKNTYGHVRVRLGGEEIDTGLQFAGLTMGDHSLSGIGSLFDAGTVVGVACNLFGPGIPPKFVPSFSWGGQGRFTLHDPGRAVETASRMMARRGVAMSDAYRERLLELCSITRTERANAGIS
- a CDS encoding sigma-70 family RNA polymerase sigma factor, which gives rise to MPLGEQTAARVRTDEELIGAFQNGDQRAYDLLVGRYKDQLVNFAFRFLGEYDGADEVAQETLIRVYRKKHSYKPIAKFSTWIYTIAANLAKSELRRRTRHGLFSLSGRRRGGGEREFEPADHRNPTDGQAERSLQSGLIQDALDSLPPKYREVVVLRYVQEMSYEEICEISHTSMGTVKSRLNRARLRLQELLKGALDDE